A single window of bacterium DNA harbors:
- a CDS encoding TauD/TfdA family dioxygenase: protein MHIEALTPTVGAEISGVDLRVPLAPDEVREIENALLEHLVVFFRDQDVTPEQHIAFGRQFGELCHPPFMTEHGSDPALLVLDQTDARGEGTDVWHSDNSFMAEPPMGSILRAVQLPSRGGDTCFASAYAAYDALSPALREMLDGMTAIHDLTATLLRANAGGHTNADVAAMLEKSPPVEHPVVRTHPRTGRKALYVNLNSTTRIVGLTERENALLLPFLCDHIRAPEFQCRFRWTPNAIAFWDNRSAQHLAVADYRERRVMHRVTLAGDKPF from the coding sequence ATGCACATCGAAGCGTTGACGCCGACCGTCGGGGCCGAGATCTCGGGGGTGGATCTCCGGGTTCCCCTCGCGCCGGACGAGGTCCGTGAGATCGAGAACGCGCTCCTCGAACATCTCGTCGTCTTCTTCCGCGACCAGGACGTCACGCCCGAACAGCACATCGCCTTCGGACGTCAGTTCGGCGAGCTCTGCCATCCGCCCTTCATGACCGAGCACGGGAGCGACCCTGCGCTCCTGGTGCTGGACCAGACCGACGCGCGGGGCGAGGGGACGGACGTCTGGCACAGCGACAACTCGTTCATGGCCGAGCCCCCGATGGGCTCGATCCTGCGGGCGGTCCAGCTCCCGTCGCGAGGCGGCGACACCTGCTTCGCGAGCGCGTACGCGGCCTACGACGCGCTGTCTCCGGCGCTTCGCGAGATGCTCGACGGCATGACGGCGATCCACGACCTGACCGCGACGCTCCTGCGCGCGAACGCCGGCGGCCACACGAACGCAGACGTGGCGGCGATGCTCGAGAAGAGTCCGCCGGTCGAGCATCCGGTCGTCCGGACCCATCCTCGGACCGGCCGCAAGGCGCTCTATGTGAATCTGAACTCCACGACGCGGATCGTCGGGCTGACCGAGCGTGAGAACGCGCTCCTCCTGCCCTTTCTGTGTGACCACATTCGTGCGCCGGAGTTCCAGTGTCGGTTCCGGTGGACGCCGAACGCGATCGCCTTCTGGGACAACCGCTCGGCCCAGCATCTCGCCGTCGCGGACTATCGCGAGCGGCGCGTGATGCACCGCGTGACGCTCGCAGGGGACAAGCCCTTCTGA
- the ttcA gene encoding tRNA 2-thiocytidine(32) synthetase TtcA gives MDALAEKIRKTMVGTIAEYGLLEEGDRVLVAVSGGKDSTILLLQLEAIRRRAPFAFELEPVLLDQKQPGFDAKRYSDWLEARGFRLRILEQDTYSVVVSRTAPGKSYCGLCSRMRRGALYTFAAENGFTKIALGHHREDLNETLLLNLFFSGVLGSMPARLRSDDGRNVVIRPMAEVSEADLTRYAEALAIPVIPCNLCGNQESARRQEMKRLIAELESRYPGLRGSMLTAQKNLRASQLLDPSFDPVVED, from the coding sequence ATGGACGCGCTCGCAGAGAAGATCCGGAAGACGATGGTCGGCACGATCGCCGAATACGGGCTCCTCGAAGAGGGAGACCGGGTCCTGGTCGCGGTGTCGGGGGGCAAGGACTCGACCATTCTGCTGCTCCAGCTCGAGGCGATCCGACGGCGCGCGCCCTTCGCCTTCGAGCTCGAGCCGGTCCTCCTCGATCAGAAGCAGCCCGGATTCGACGCGAAGCGCTACTCGGACTGGCTCGAAGCGCGCGGCTTCCGACTCCGGATCCTCGAGCAGGACACGTACTCCGTCGTCGTCTCCCGGACCGCGCCGGGCAAGAGCTATTGCGGCCTGTGCTCGAGGATGCGCCGCGGCGCGCTCTACACGTTCGCCGCCGAGAACGGCTTCACGAAGATCGCCCTCGGACACCATCGCGAGGACTTGAACGAGACGCTGCTCCTGAACCTGTTCTTCTCGGGCGTGCTCGGCAGCATGCCGGCGCGCCTTAGGTCCGACGACGGACGCAACGTCGTGATCCGCCCCATGGCCGAGGTCTCCGAGGCGGACCTCACCCGCTACGCGGAGGCGCTCGCGATTCCGGTGATCCCCTGCAACCTGTGTGGCAATCAGGAAAGCGCCCGTCGGCAGGAGATGAAGAGGCTCATTGCGGAGCTCGAATCACGCTATCCGGGCCTTCGCGGCAGCATGCTGACGGCGCAGAAGAACCTTCGGGCGAGCCAGCTCCTCGATCCCTCCTTCGACCCGGTCGTCGAGGACTGA